One genomic window of Manihot esculenta cultivar AM560-2 chromosome 16, M.esculenta_v8, whole genome shotgun sequence includes the following:
- the LOC110603531 gene encoding katanin p80 WD40 repeat-containing subunit B1 homolog KTN80.1 isoform X1 produces MVKRGYKLQEFVAHSTNVNCLNIGKKACRMFITGGDDHKVNLWAIGKPTSLMSLCGHTSPVESVAFDTAEVLVLSGASNGVIKLWDLEEAKMVRTLTGHRSNCTAVEFHPFGEFFASGSTDKNLKIWDIRKKGCIHTYKGHTQGISTIRFTPDGRWVVSGGFDNVVKVWDLTAGKLLHDFKFHEGHIRSIDFHPLEFLLATGSADRTVKFWDLETFELIGSARPEDTGVRSITFHPDGRTLFCGLEDSLKVYSWEPVICHDAVDIGWSTLGDVCINEGKLLGCSYYRNSVAVWVADISLIEPYGVGFSPEESDCTEKKFNILKSDSPDKARNGVRSTSDLRSLSPEYEIKEIKNIYVDTTSGNPFSSQKVGSLNPPNMALPLDTKEMDNPPMEKKSPIKGVNGNAGGEALNKSFVMPTVVHQDNPIQKKISNSERETVTFSRTKPGMLLRPAHIRKPSNSKNDVEKLSVTPESESFSSVTSEKESAVDLKLQSLNLSEDVARKSCEEKSSTIKSVADKFEKILSPETPSSQENCDEFSNGNRRIPSVKIVNGVAVVAGRTRSLVERFERREKFNNEDQSINMASKIVHETNRTTTVSNNINAGPAPEIDREPPSSTNITPLVVPEMDRKPPTATTMNPRVIPETDRKPRLATSMNPLVIPETNRKHPIANMSPRVISETDRKPPAAITMNPRVIPETKTTLATNVVPGIVHEMGRTPTRATAVTPCVIPEMDRTPTTVNNQFIPEIDISPSMVTDKTPRIVREMDRMPSILDEPQISGRDRISSKYGDMSEDLMQTHDVFLSTLKSRLTKLQVVRHFWERNDIKGAINALRKLPDHSVQADVISILMEKMEILTLDLFSCLLPVLLGLLDSKMERHTSVSLEMLLKLVAVFGPVIRSTVSARRAVGVDLHAEQRLECCKHCFVQLQKIQQNLPAVIRWNGGKICSGIESSSSRILAEACHGRMQSFSAASVGTA; encoded by the exons AGCTTGTGTGGTCATACAAGCCCAGTTGAATCTGTAGCCTTTGACACAGCAGAAGTTTTGGTTCTTTCTGGAGCTTCAAATGGAGTAATAAAGCTTTGGGATTTGGAAGAAGCAAAAA TGGTTCGCACTCTtactggacacagatcaaactGCACTGCTGTTGAATTTCATCCATTTGGTGAGTTCTTTGCATCTGGTTCAACAGACAAAAATCTGAAAATTTGGGATATCAGAAAGAAGGGATGCATTCATACATATAAGGGTCATACTCAAGGCATTAGTACTATTAGATTTACTCCTGATGGTCGCTGGGTTGTTTCTGGTGGATTTGACAATGTTGTAAAG GTGTGGGATCTCACTGCTGGAAAGCTTTTACATGATTTTAAATTCCATGAAGGACATATCAGATCCATAGACTTCCATCCCCTTGAATTTCTCCTGGCCACAG GTTCAGCAGACAGAACTGTGAAATTCTGGGACTTGGAAACTTTTGAATTGATTGGATCTGCCAGACCTGAG GACACTGGAGTACGCTCAATTACCTTTCATCCTGATGGGAGGACATTGTTTTGTGGATTGGAGGATTCTTTGAAG GTTTATTCTTGGGAGCCTGTAATTTGCCATGATGCTGTTGATATCGGATGGTCCACACTTGGTGACGTCTGCATTAATGAAGGCAAACTTTTGGGTTGCTCGTACTATCGAAATTCTGTGGCAGTTTGGGTAGCAGATATATCG CTTATTGAACCATATGGGGTTGGTTTTTCACCGGAAGAAAGTGACTGCACagagaaaaaatttaatatcctcAAAAGTGATTCCCCGGACAAAGCAAGGAATGGAGTAAGATCAACTTCAGATTTACGCTCTTTATCTCCTGAATATGAGATCAAAGAAATAAAGAACATTTATGTAGACA CTACTAGTGGAAATCCATTTTCTTCACAAAAAGTTGGGTCTTTGAACCCACCTAACATGGCCCTCCCATTGGATACTAAGGAGATGGATAATCCACCAATGGAGAAGAAAAGTCCCATAAAAGGAGTGAATGGAAATGCTGGTGGGGAAGCACTtaataaatcttttgttatgccCACTGTTGTACATCAGGACAATCCTATTCAAAAGAAAATTTCCAATTCTGAAAGGGAAACTGTCACATTTTCAAGGACAAAACCTGGCATGTTGCTCAGGCCAGCTCATATACGGAAGCCATCAAATAGCAAGAATGATGTTGAGAAGCTGTCAGTAACTCCTGAGTCTGAAAGTTTTAGCAGTGTGACAAGTGAAAAAGAAAGTGCAGTGGATCTGAAATTGCAATCTCTGAATTTATCAGAAGATGTGGCGCGTAAATCCTGTGAGGAAAAAAGTTCTACTATAAAGAGTGTTGCAGATAagtttgaaaaaattttatccCCAGAAACACCCTCTAGTCAGGAAAATT GTGATGAATTCAGTAATGGCAATAGAAGGATCCCCTCTGTTAAAATTGTCAATGGAG TTGCTGTGGTAGCAGGCAGGACTCGCTCTCTGGTTGAGAGGTTTGAAAGACGAgagaaatttaataatgaagATCAATCAATAAATATGGCCTCCAAAATTGTGCATGAAACAAATAGGACAACCACCGTATCAAATAATATCAATGCTGGTCCTGCACCTGAAATTGATAGAGAACCTCCCTCGTCAACTAATATCACCCCTCTTGTTGTACCTGAAATGGATAGAAAACCTCCTACAGCAACTACTATGAATCCTCGTGTTATACCAGAAACTGATAGGAAACCTCGCTTAGCAACTAGTATGAACCCTCTTGTTATACCTGAAACCAATAGAAAACATCCCATAGCAAATATGAGCCCTCGTGTTATATCTGAAACTGATAGAAAACCTCCAGCAGCAATTACTATGAATCCTCGTGTTATACCTGAAACCAAAACCACCTTAGCAACTAATGTGGTTCCTGGTATTGTGCACGAAATGGGAAGAACACCCACTAGAGCAACTGCTGTAACCCCCTGTGTAATACCTGAAATGGATAGAACACCCACCACAgtaaataatcaatttattcCTGAAATTGATATATCACCTTCCATGGTAACTGACAAGACTCCTCGCATTGTACGTGAAATGGATAGAATGCCTTCAATTCTG GATGAGCCTCAGATTTCTGGCAGGGACAGAATTTCTTCTAAATATGGGGATATGAGTGAAGATCTGATGCAAACACATGATGTATTCTTAAGTACCCTTAAATCCCGCTTGACAAAATTACAG GTAGTTCGGCATTTTTGGGAAAGGAATGACATTAAGGGTGCTATCAATGCTCTGAGAAAACTTCCAGATCATTCT GTACAAGCAGATGTAATCAGTATCCTCATGGAGAAAATGGAGATTCTCACCTTAGACCTATTTTCTTGCTTACTTCCTGTACTTTTGGGCTTACTAGATAGCAAGATGGAAAG GCACACAAGTGTCTCATTGGAGATGCTACTGAAGCTTGTAGCAGTCTTTGGCCCAGTCATACGCTCAACTGTTTCAGCTCGTCGAGCTGTTGGTGTTGATCTTCATGCAGAGCAAAG GCTAGAATGCTGCAAACACTGCTTTGTCCAGCTGCAAAAGATCCAGCAAAATCTTCCAGCAGTTATAAG GTGGAATGGTGGCAAAATCTGCTCTGGAATTGAATCTAGTTCTTCAAGAATCCTAGCTGAAGCCTGCCATGGCAGGATGCAGTCATTTTCTGCTGCAAGTGTGGGAACGGCGTAA
- the LOC110603531 gene encoding katanin p80 WD40 repeat-containing subunit B1 homolog KTN80.1 isoform X2, translating to MVKRGYKLQEFVAHSTNVNCLNIGKKACRMFITGGDDHKVNLWAIGKPTSLMSLCGHTSPVESVAFDTAEVLVLSGASNGVIKLWDLEEAKMVRTLTGHRSNCTAVEFHPFGEFFASGSTDKNLKIWDIRKKGCIHTYKGHTQGISTIRFTPDGRWVVSGGFDNVVKVWDLTAGKLLHDFKFHEGHIRSIDFHPLEFLLATGSADRTVKFWDLETFELIGSARPEDTGVRSITFHPDGRTLFCGLEDSLKVYSWEPVICHDAVDIGWSTLGDVCINEGKLLGCSYYRNSVAVWVADISLIEPYGVGFSPEESDCTEKKFNILKSDSPDKARNGVRSTSDLRSLSPEYEIKEIKNIYVDTTSGNPFSSQKVGSLNPPNMALPLDTKEMDNPPMEKKSPIKGVNGNAGGEALNKSFVMPTVVHQDNPIQKKISNSERETVTFSRTKPGMLLRPAHIRKPSNSKNDVEKLSVTPESESFSSVTSEKESAVDLKLQSLNLSEDVARKSCEEKSSTIKSVADKFEKILSPETPSSQENCDEFSNGNRRIPSVKIVNGVAVVAGRTRSLVERFERREKFNNEDQSINMASKIVHETNRTTTVSNNINAGPAPEIDREPPSSTNITPLVVPEMDRKPPTATTMNPRVIPETDRKPRLATSMNPLVIPETNRKHPIANMSPRVISETDRKPPAAITMNPRVIPETKTTLATNVVPGIVHEMGRTPTRATAVTPCVIPEMDRTPTTVNNQFIPEIDISPSMVTDKTPRIVREMDRMPSILDEPQISGRDRISSKYGDMSEDLMQTHDVFLSTLKSRLTKLQVVRHFWERNDIKGAINALRKLPDHSVQADVISILMEKMEILTLDLFSCLLPVLLGLLDSKMERHTSVSLEMLLKLVAVFGPVIRSTVSARRAVGVDLHAEQRLECCKHCFVQLQKIQQNLPAVIRKGGMVAKSALELNLVLQES from the exons AGCTTGTGTGGTCATACAAGCCCAGTTGAATCTGTAGCCTTTGACACAGCAGAAGTTTTGGTTCTTTCTGGAGCTTCAAATGGAGTAATAAAGCTTTGGGATTTGGAAGAAGCAAAAA TGGTTCGCACTCTtactggacacagatcaaactGCACTGCTGTTGAATTTCATCCATTTGGTGAGTTCTTTGCATCTGGTTCAACAGACAAAAATCTGAAAATTTGGGATATCAGAAAGAAGGGATGCATTCATACATATAAGGGTCATACTCAAGGCATTAGTACTATTAGATTTACTCCTGATGGTCGCTGGGTTGTTTCTGGTGGATTTGACAATGTTGTAAAG GTGTGGGATCTCACTGCTGGAAAGCTTTTACATGATTTTAAATTCCATGAAGGACATATCAGATCCATAGACTTCCATCCCCTTGAATTTCTCCTGGCCACAG GTTCAGCAGACAGAACTGTGAAATTCTGGGACTTGGAAACTTTTGAATTGATTGGATCTGCCAGACCTGAG GACACTGGAGTACGCTCAATTACCTTTCATCCTGATGGGAGGACATTGTTTTGTGGATTGGAGGATTCTTTGAAG GTTTATTCTTGGGAGCCTGTAATTTGCCATGATGCTGTTGATATCGGATGGTCCACACTTGGTGACGTCTGCATTAATGAAGGCAAACTTTTGGGTTGCTCGTACTATCGAAATTCTGTGGCAGTTTGGGTAGCAGATATATCG CTTATTGAACCATATGGGGTTGGTTTTTCACCGGAAGAAAGTGACTGCACagagaaaaaatttaatatcctcAAAAGTGATTCCCCGGACAAAGCAAGGAATGGAGTAAGATCAACTTCAGATTTACGCTCTTTATCTCCTGAATATGAGATCAAAGAAATAAAGAACATTTATGTAGACA CTACTAGTGGAAATCCATTTTCTTCACAAAAAGTTGGGTCTTTGAACCCACCTAACATGGCCCTCCCATTGGATACTAAGGAGATGGATAATCCACCAATGGAGAAGAAAAGTCCCATAAAAGGAGTGAATGGAAATGCTGGTGGGGAAGCACTtaataaatcttttgttatgccCACTGTTGTACATCAGGACAATCCTATTCAAAAGAAAATTTCCAATTCTGAAAGGGAAACTGTCACATTTTCAAGGACAAAACCTGGCATGTTGCTCAGGCCAGCTCATATACGGAAGCCATCAAATAGCAAGAATGATGTTGAGAAGCTGTCAGTAACTCCTGAGTCTGAAAGTTTTAGCAGTGTGACAAGTGAAAAAGAAAGTGCAGTGGATCTGAAATTGCAATCTCTGAATTTATCAGAAGATGTGGCGCGTAAATCCTGTGAGGAAAAAAGTTCTACTATAAAGAGTGTTGCAGATAagtttgaaaaaattttatccCCAGAAACACCCTCTAGTCAGGAAAATT GTGATGAATTCAGTAATGGCAATAGAAGGATCCCCTCTGTTAAAATTGTCAATGGAG TTGCTGTGGTAGCAGGCAGGACTCGCTCTCTGGTTGAGAGGTTTGAAAGACGAgagaaatttaataatgaagATCAATCAATAAATATGGCCTCCAAAATTGTGCATGAAACAAATAGGACAACCACCGTATCAAATAATATCAATGCTGGTCCTGCACCTGAAATTGATAGAGAACCTCCCTCGTCAACTAATATCACCCCTCTTGTTGTACCTGAAATGGATAGAAAACCTCCTACAGCAACTACTATGAATCCTCGTGTTATACCAGAAACTGATAGGAAACCTCGCTTAGCAACTAGTATGAACCCTCTTGTTATACCTGAAACCAATAGAAAACATCCCATAGCAAATATGAGCCCTCGTGTTATATCTGAAACTGATAGAAAACCTCCAGCAGCAATTACTATGAATCCTCGTGTTATACCTGAAACCAAAACCACCTTAGCAACTAATGTGGTTCCTGGTATTGTGCACGAAATGGGAAGAACACCCACTAGAGCAACTGCTGTAACCCCCTGTGTAATACCTGAAATGGATAGAACACCCACCACAgtaaataatcaatttattcCTGAAATTGATATATCACCTTCCATGGTAACTGACAAGACTCCTCGCATTGTACGTGAAATGGATAGAATGCCTTCAATTCTG GATGAGCCTCAGATTTCTGGCAGGGACAGAATTTCTTCTAAATATGGGGATATGAGTGAAGATCTGATGCAAACACATGATGTATTCTTAAGTACCCTTAAATCCCGCTTGACAAAATTACAG GTAGTTCGGCATTTTTGGGAAAGGAATGACATTAAGGGTGCTATCAATGCTCTGAGAAAACTTCCAGATCATTCT GTACAAGCAGATGTAATCAGTATCCTCATGGAGAAAATGGAGATTCTCACCTTAGACCTATTTTCTTGCTTACTTCCTGTACTTTTGGGCTTACTAGATAGCAAGATGGAAAG GCACACAAGTGTCTCATTGGAGATGCTACTGAAGCTTGTAGCAGTCTTTGGCCCAGTCATACGCTCAACTGTTTCAGCTCGTCGAGCTGTTGGTGTTGATCTTCATGCAGAGCAAAG GCTAGAATGCTGCAAACACTGCTTTGTCCAGCTGCAAAAGATCCAGCAAAATCTTCCAGCAGTTATAAG GAAAGGTGGAATGGTGGCAAAATCTGCTCTGGAATTGAATCTAGTTCTTCAAGAATCCTAG